Proteins from a single region of Belliella baltica DSM 15883:
- a CDS encoding 6-bladed beta-propeller, with protein MQTGRWGNMLCKLASTLYMLMFKFDMQVLGLRINKGGKWFFITLFYCLLALGTSCSSPRENAHREFRLVTSPETLNLSGYFKNISIQTLISENPIGTVDKVLLTESNILISDFHIMKSLKVFDKKGDLQASRDDIGEGPLGLSEITDFGVYLDTVYVLDAHRRKIMRFTLGLEPLDEFYVPIPCSNFVINKEGIFILRQGSEANSGRIVQFSHEMKMIHSVLPMEEANTTLVISDPNLFTEINDSVFVFSHPFYPNLWICKNGGIEKIELNFKGEFLDVNILSKKHPLDGLKFVNEFDGFYNLTNGTRLSDSEILFSIRYRKKNGYLLVNLKTREMTFIENIKNDLGKVPSAIQFSGNSSREAWYWMDQNDIQKFYNINSRKIPGSDRIQMSDDKESKIIFHLEYK; from the coding sequence ATGCAGACTGGAAGGTGGGGAAACATGCTATGCAAATTGGCAAGTACCTTGTACATGTTAATGTTCAAATTCGACATGCAAGTTCTAGGTTTAAGGATAAATAAGGGAGGGAAATGGTTCTTCATAACCTTATTTTATTGCCTACTGGCTTTAGGTACCTCATGTTCCTCACCCCGGGAAAATGCGCATAGAGAGTTTCGCTTGGTGACATCACCGGAAACATTGAACTTGTCGGGGTATTTCAAAAACATATCGATACAAACATTAATAAGTGAAAACCCGATAGGAACGGTTGATAAAGTCCTGCTCACCGAGTCAAACATTCTTATTTCAGACTTTCATATCATGAAATCGTTGAAGGTATTTGATAAAAAAGGGGACTTGCAGGCTTCCAGGGACGACATTGGTGAAGGGCCATTGGGATTGAGCGAGATAACGGATTTTGGTGTATATCTGGATACCGTCTATGTACTTGATGCCCACAGGAGAAAAATAATGCGCTTTACTTTGGGACTGGAGCCTTTGGATGAATTTTATGTCCCAATTCCATGCAGCAATTTTGTGATCAACAAAGAAGGGATCTTTATTTTGAGGCAAGGATCAGAGGCAAATAGTGGAAGAATTGTACAATTTTCCCATGAGATGAAAATGATCCATTCTGTCTTGCCGATGGAAGAAGCAAATACAACATTGGTAATCTCCGACCCGAATTTATTTACCGAGATCAATGATTCGGTGTTCGTGTTTTCCCATCCCTTCTACCCAAATCTTTGGATCTGCAAAAATGGTGGGATTGAGAAAATAGAACTGAACTTCAAAGGGGAATTTTTGGATGTGAACATACTGTCAAAAAAGCATCCCCTGGATGGCCTGAAATTCGTAAATGAGTTTGATGGATTCTATAACCTAACAAATGGCACCAGACTGTCAGATAGTGAAATATTGTTTTCTATCCGATATCGGAAAAAAAATGGTTATTTATTGGTCAACCTGAAAACTAGGGAAATGACCTTCATTGAAAACATAAAGAATGACCTTGGGAAAGTCCCATCTGCGATTCAGTTTTCGGGAAACTCATCCAGAGAAGCATGGTATTGGATGGATCAGAACGATATCCAAAAATTCTACAACATCAACAGCCGCAAAATCCCTGGTTCGGACCGGATTCAGATGTCTGACGATAAAGAATCAAAAATAATATTCCATCTGGAATATAAATAG
- a CDS encoding helix-turn-helix domain-containing protein: MKDLLSKEKYDGQIEDGVFISPFPVPKYQLLKTKWQVSPKGKTVICRYSGDGFKIAYVHCKNAEAVHICYGHDREFLNSKFTLKGHSTLVSDTLKSNQRTENFQLLKGKYCSETVLEQKEFESIFLALSPDWLDRYQKELENTGRFCGSLHKTLLNKLAKPIRYSSRVGDLVGNLKKIMSPYFFDETYLVLKIKEVLFLLHSEIRESFTIANGIHGDIRLLETFVDYIEENFFFNSNISTVYEELGCSATAMNRIVKSHIGITPKELLTQTRMDYAKEQLESGAMNVSELGHALHYSTQNHFSRAFRNWFGYSPSQIKKES, from the coding sequence ATGAAAGATTTACTTTCAAAAGAAAAATATGATGGGCAGATTGAAGATGGTGTATTCATATCCCCATTTCCGGTTCCAAAGTACCAATTACTTAAAACTAAATGGCAGGTATCCCCAAAGGGAAAAACAGTGATATGCCGATATTCAGGGGATGGCTTCAAAATAGCGTATGTTCATTGCAAAAATGCTGAAGCCGTTCATATATGTTACGGGCATGACAGAGAATTCCTTAATTCAAAATTTACTTTAAAAGGGCATTCCACATTAGTATCAGATACCCTTAAAAGTAACCAAAGAACCGAGAATTTCCAATTATTAAAAGGTAAATATTGTTCTGAAACAGTACTAGAGCAAAAGGAATTTGAATCCATTTTCTTGGCCTTAAGTCCTGACTGGTTGGACCGGTACCAAAAAGAACTTGAAAACACAGGTAGGTTTTGTGGTTCCCTACATAAAACTTTACTGAATAAGCTAGCGAAACCAATTAGGTATAGTTCGCGAGTAGGGGATTTGGTTGGTAATCTAAAAAAAATCATGTCACCATACTTTTTTGACGAAACCTATCTGGTACTTAAGATCAAGGAAGTACTTTTTCTTCTACACTCAGAAATTCGCGAATCATTTACAATTGCTAATGGAATACATGGAGATATTAGGCTGCTGGAGACATTTGTTGATTATATTGAAGAGAATTTTTTCTTTAATTCCAATATAAGCACTGTTTATGAGGAATTGGGGTGTTCAGCAACTGCTATGAACCGTATAGTGAAATCCCATATAGGAATTACGCCTAAAGAACTGCTCACGCAAACTAGAATGGATTATGCGAAGGAGCAGCTTGAAAGTGGAGCTATGAATGTAAGTGAGTTGGGCCATGCATTACACTATTCCACCCAAAATCATTTTTCCAGGGCATTCAGAAACTGGTTCGGTTATAGTCCTAGCCAAATAAAAAAGGAAAGTTAA
- a CDS encoding sialidase family protein — MKKYKVFGLLTMIIGVMASVSCQSQKLESGKALSFEPRYVPLLQGGFSHVGSILLDGNTQAENGQLTLIINGNQEMDSVKLVARIGEKETQVLAKTAKVKGKTTLKLAALPSGAQSLEVHVMANDTHDLKDKVNISVGNIMLDKKKIALNSTKEVSAYRLATALRSYGFEGVHSYRIPGLVTTPKGTVLAVYDIRRNSSVDLQGDIDVGLSRSTDGGRTWEPMKVIMDIGEWGDLPEDQNGIGDPAILVDHETGHIWVAALWQHGKPGKMAWNSSEQGMKPEETGQFMLVKSEDDGLTWSEPINITQQMKDPKWHLFFNGPGKGITMQDGTLVFSAQYKDENNMPHSTIIYSKDKGKNWSVGTGARSNTTEAQVVELADGTLMLNMRDNRGGSRAVAVTKDFGKTWTEHSTSRKDLIEPVCMASIIDNPYIDQMLLFSNPAHEKRRVNMTIKASKDDGNTWPEDMQLLLDEGQGWGYSCLTMINEKEVGILYESSVANITFQIIPLEDVLRK; from the coding sequence ATGAAAAAGTATAAGGTATTTGGATTATTGACGATGATCATTGGGGTGATGGCTAGCGTCTCTTGTCAGTCTCAGAAACTGGAAAGTGGAAAGGCTCTCTCTTTCGAACCCCGCTATGTACCGCTTCTTCAGGGAGGTTTTAGTCACGTGGGAAGTATTCTTTTGGATGGGAATACCCAAGCTGAAAATGGCCAGTTGACTTTGATAATCAATGGGAATCAGGAGATGGACAGCGTAAAGCTTGTAGCGAGAATTGGAGAAAAAGAAACCCAAGTGCTGGCCAAAACGGCTAAGGTCAAAGGCAAGACTACTTTAAAGCTTGCCGCTTTACCCTCTGGGGCACAATCCTTGGAAGTTCATGTCATGGCCAATGATACCCATGATTTGAAAGACAAGGTCAATATTTCGGTAGGAAATATAATGCTGGATAAAAAGAAGATTGCTTTAAACAGCACCAAAGAAGTTTCTGCATACAGGCTGGCTACAGCCTTGAGAAGTTATGGTTTTGAAGGGGTGCATTCTTACAGGATACCTGGACTGGTTACTACCCCAAAGGGAACAGTACTGGCAGTATATGATATCAGGAGAAATAGCTCTGTGGACTTGCAGGGGGATATCGATGTAGGCCTGAGTAGAAGTACGGATGGCGGAAGAACCTGGGAACCCATGAAAGTGATCATGGATATTGGCGAATGGGGAGACCTTCCTGAAGATCAGAACGGTATTGGAGACCCGGCTATTTTGGTAGACCATGAAACCGGCCATATCTGGGTGGCTGCCCTATGGCAGCATGGCAAGCCCGGGAAAATGGCCTGGAATTCTTCCGAACAGGGTATGAAGCCTGAAGAGACCGGACAGTTTATGTTGGTGAAGTCGGAGGATGATGGTCTTACATGGTCTGAACCCATCAATATCACACAACAAATGAAAGACCCCAAATGGCACCTTTTCTTCAACGGTCCTGGTAAAGGTATTACCATGCAGGATGGTACTTTGGTTTTCTCGGCTCAATACAAGGACGAAAATAATATGCCTCACAGTACCATTATTTACAGCAAAGATAAAGGCAAGAACTGGTCTGTAGGTACGGGAGCTAGATCCAATACCACCGAAGCTCAAGTCGTAGAGCTTGCTGATGGTACTTTAATGCTTAATATGCGGGACAACCGTGGAGGTTCAAGGGCAGTGGCAGTGACCAAAGATTTTGGAAAAACTTGGACAGAACATTCGACTTCCAGAAAAGATTTGATAGAGCCTGTATGTATGGCAAGTATCATTGATAATCCATACATAGACCAAATGCTGCTATTTTCCAATCCTGCACATGAAAAAAGAAGAGTCAATATGACCATCAAAGCAAGTAAGGATGACGGCAATACCTGGCCGGAAGACATGCAGCTGCTGCTGGATGAAGGGCAGGGCTGGGGCTATTCCTGCCTGACCATGATCAATGAAAAAGAGGTGGGGATACTTTACGAAAGCAGTGTGGCCAATATTACTTTTCAGATTATTCCATTGGAGGATGTTCTGAGGAAATAA
- a CDS encoding sodium:solute symporter family transporter, translating to MRKILLFLFLFQFWVDSIASQDEMTQFSWSTVADLADLDSEIAKLGFAGMFAGEHRGAIILAGGANFPNGMPWYGGEKHWWNQIYILESGKEGFSWIKNKEYTLNQNLAYGASVSTPKGLILIGGENESGPQKSVTILSWNPETRQLNQNQLPSLPVALSYTTATYSGGKIYVAGGEEQDLTSDAFFVLDISVENPEWESLKSWPGSPRSNAVLISQLSGDYEKLYLFGGRKKVPNDISELYADVFEYDPKLDEWSILEPIKDGNGAIVPLSAMSAAPYGSGHILLFGGVTGSYFSKLEALALNINNSDNDEEKADLEEERKKLIAEHPGFINQIFSFHAVTKSWTVIDDMPFSSPVNTTAVTSGNYILVPSGEISPGIRTPEIKGLIIKNNQQFGTLNYIVLGGYLGILVIMGFFISKKQHNLADFFKAGGRVPWWAAGISVFGTQLSAITFMAIPAKTFSTDWTLFFLLMTIIMISPVIIALFLPFFRRLNLTTAYEYLELRFNRTVRNLGSIIYVTLQFGRLGIVLLLPSLALSVVTGMSVELCILIMGVLSILYTVLGGIEAVIWTDVIQVLVLLGGALISLVMMVYHMDMEWGTIKELALDSGKMKIFDTSFDFTGTAIWVVLIGGLASNLVQYGSDQTVIQRYLTTKDEKTAARGILTGAWMALPSALIFFAIGTALYLFYLQHPQALSPVIQNTDSIFPWYIVTQLPQGVSGLLIAAVFAAAMSSLDSSMNSVATVITTDFYNRWFPLQKDEGKQLTFARWVTIVIGVGGTLLALVMANMGIPSLWDQFNMLIGLFAGGLGGIFLIGILSRSVNGQGAVFGLSASALVQILVKYQTDLSIHLYAFTGLVSAILFTYLFSLLFQKPSSKSIEGLTIHSLKKEKEEKQYEGVMAYRGK from the coding sequence ATGAGAAAAATATTACTCTTTCTATTTTTGTTTCAGTTTTGGGTTGATTCTATTGCTTCACAAGATGAAATGACTCAATTCAGTTGGTCTACAGTTGCCGACTTGGCCGATTTGGATTCAGAAATCGCGAAATTGGGCTTCGCTGGGATGTTTGCAGGAGAGCATCGCGGTGCAATAATCTTGGCTGGTGGTGCAAACTTTCCAAATGGAATGCCTTGGTATGGGGGTGAAAAGCACTGGTGGAACCAGATTTATATTTTAGAATCGGGTAAAGAAGGATTTTCTTGGATTAAAAACAAGGAATATACACTCAATCAAAATCTTGCTTATGGAGCGTCAGTTTCCACACCCAAAGGATTAATCCTGATAGGAGGGGAGAATGAATCAGGTCCACAAAAGTCCGTTACTATCTTAAGTTGGAATCCAGAAACTAGGCAGTTGAATCAGAATCAACTGCCATCTTTGCCTGTGGCACTCTCCTATACAACAGCGACTTATAGTGGTGGGAAAATATATGTAGCAGGTGGAGAAGAGCAAGATTTAACTTCAGATGCTTTTTTTGTTTTAGATATTAGTGTTGAGAATCCTGAGTGGGAAAGTCTTAAATCTTGGCCAGGTTCTCCTAGATCAAATGCGGTATTGATTAGTCAATTGTCAGGAGACTATGAAAAGCTTTATTTGTTTGGTGGAAGGAAAAAAGTGCCGAATGACATCAGTGAACTTTATGCTGATGTTTTTGAGTATGATCCAAAGTTGGATGAATGGAGTATCTTGGAACCAATTAAAGATGGAAATGGGGCTATTGTTCCACTTTCTGCGATGTCAGCCGCACCATATGGATCTGGTCATATTCTTTTATTTGGGGGAGTTACCGGTTCTTATTTTTCAAAACTTGAAGCTTTGGCTTTAAATATCAATAATTCTGATAATGATGAAGAAAAAGCAGATTTGGAGGAAGAAAGGAAAAAACTAATAGCAGAACATCCTGGATTCATCAATCAAATATTTTCATTTCATGCTGTCACTAAGTCTTGGACTGTTATAGACGATATGCCTTTTTCCAGTCCTGTGAATACTACTGCAGTGACAAGTGGAAACTATATTCTAGTTCCATCAGGGGAAATCTCTCCAGGTATAAGAACACCAGAAATAAAGGGATTAATCATTAAAAATAACCAGCAATTTGGAACGCTCAATTACATTGTACTTGGAGGATATTTGGGTATTTTAGTAATTATGGGCTTTTTTATTTCCAAAAAACAGCACAATTTAGCAGACTTCTTTAAAGCAGGGGGAAGAGTACCTTGGTGGGCAGCTGGAATTAGTGTTTTTGGCACCCAATTAAGCGCCATTACCTTTATGGCCATACCTGCCAAAACTTTTTCTACGGATTGGACGCTGTTTTTTTTGCTGATGACAATCATTATGATCTCACCAGTGATCATTGCGTTGTTTTTGCCTTTCTTCAGAAGGCTTAACCTGACTACAGCCTACGAATACCTTGAGCTTCGATTCAATAGAACAGTCCGCAATTTGGGCAGTATTATATATGTTACGCTCCAGTTTGGGAGGTTGGGTATTGTCCTGCTTTTGCCTTCACTTGCACTTTCCGTGGTTACAGGTATGAGTGTTGAGTTGTGTATTTTAATCATGGGAGTATTGAGCATATTATATACTGTACTTGGTGGAATAGAAGCAGTAATCTGGACTGATGTGATTCAAGTGTTGGTACTCTTGGGAGGGGCATTGATTTCACTTGTCATGATGGTATACCATATGGATATGGAATGGGGGACCATTAAAGAATTGGCATTGGATTCTGGTAAAATGAAGATTTTTGACACTTCATTTGACTTTACCGGAACTGCGATTTGGGTGGTATTGATTGGTGGGTTAGCTTCCAATCTGGTACAGTATGGGAGTGATCAGACCGTTATCCAAAGATACCTCACTACCAAAGATGAAAAGACTGCTGCCAGAGGTATCTTAACAGGTGCTTGGATGGCATTGCCATCTGCTTTGATTTTCTTTGCCATTGGTACTGCTTTGTACCTTTTCTATCTACAGCACCCACAAGCCCTTTCACCTGTCATTCAAAATACAGACAGCATTTTCCCTTGGTACATTGTTACTCAACTGCCACAGGGAGTTTCGGGCCTTTTGATTGCAGCTGTTTTTGCGGCAGCCATGTCGAGCTTGGACAGTAGCATGAATTCAGTCGCCACGGTGATCACCACTGATTTTTATAATCGTTGGTTTCCATTACAAAAAGATGAAGGCAAACAGCTTACTTTTGCTAGATGGGTTACTATAGTCATAGGTGTCGGCGGTACCCTTCTTGCCTTGGTGATGGCAAACATGGGTATTCCTTCCTTATGGGATCAGTTCAATATGCTGATCGGATTATTTGCGGGAGGATTGGGAGGAATATTCCTGATTGGGATACTTTCCCGCTCAGTCAACGGGCAAGGTGCAGTTTTTGGTTTGTCGGCGAGTGCCCTAGTGCAGATCTTAGTCAAATACCAAACCGATCTCAGCATTCACTTATATGCCTTTACTGGATTGGTAAGTGCGATATTGTTTACTTATCTCTTTAGCCTTCTATTCCAAAAGCCTAGCAGTAAAAGTATAGAAGGTTTAACCATACATTCTTTGAAGAAAGAAAAGGAAGAAAAGCAGTATGAAGGGGTAATGGCTTATAGAGGTAAATGA
- a CDS encoding dihydrodipicolinate synthase family protein: MQFQKISGLIAATFSPFDKGDKLNLDLIPKYKKMLVSNQVKGAFICGTTGESSSTSVEEKTQLIQKWALQQEDDFKVIAMVSGTNQSEGIFLAKEANKAGIYGISVNAPYYFKTATVRQLVDFIKPIAAAAPNQALYFYHIPVLTNVNLDMLEFLEIAGNEIENFAGIKYTHNDLMEFNRCLRFKDGKYDVLWGWDETCLAGLAMGAKGAVGSTYNFAAPLYNRIFEEFERGDFENARALQELSIDFISLYAKFGGAATGKAIMNIIGFDCGSFRAPIKRLDVSEIHSLKILLEELGVFEYTAKVPQG, from the coding sequence ATGCAATTTCAAAAAATTTCGGGGCTTATCGCAGCAACTTTTAGCCCTTTTGATAAAGGTGATAAACTCAATCTTGATCTTATTCCAAAATACAAAAAGATGTTGGTCTCCAATCAGGTGAAAGGTGCATTTATATGTGGAACAACTGGTGAAAGTTCTTCTACGAGTGTGGAAGAAAAGACTCAATTAATTCAAAAATGGGCACTTCAACAAGAAGATGATTTTAAAGTTATTGCTATGGTATCCGGAACGAATCAGTCAGAAGGGATTTTTTTAGCAAAAGAAGCTAATAAGGCAGGAATATATGGTATTTCAGTCAATGCCCCATATTACTTTAAGACAGCAACGGTAAGACAGCTAGTCGATTTTATAAAACCTATCGCCGCTGCAGCTCCAAATCAGGCCTTATATTTTTACCATATCCCTGTATTGACAAATGTCAACTTAGATATGCTTGAGTTTTTAGAAATAGCAGGTAATGAAATTGAGAATTTTGCTGGAATAAAATACACTCATAATGATTTGATGGAGTTCAATCGTTGCCTACGATTTAAAGATGGGAAGTATGATGTTCTTTGGGGTTGGGATGAAACTTGTTTAGCAGGATTAGCTATGGGAGCAAAAGGAGCTGTTGGGAGTACATACAATTTTGCTGCACCGCTATACAATAGAATTTTTGAAGAATTTGAAAGAGGTGATTTTGAAAATGCGAGAGCGTTACAAGAATTATCAATAGACTTTATAAGTCTTTATGCAAAATTTGGGGGTGCTGCTACTGGAAAAGCCATTATGAACATAATTGGCTTTGACTGTGGATCTTTTAGAGCTCCAATCAAGCGATTAGATGTGTCGGAAATTCATTCTCTGAAGATTTTGCTTGAGGAGTTGGGGGTTTTTGAATATACAGCAAAGGTTCCTCAAGGTTAA
- a CDS encoding RagB/SusD family nutrient uptake outer membrane protein, translating to MKNIKFRIYFNFILALGLLAGNSCTDMLEVEPISTITAAGFWVNEDNANGALSGMYVRFRDQASSNLFVWGEGRSETLSYGLQASEGLERYFLNDVDPNFSGPNWLRMYTVVHDANLIIKYVPGITFNNVANKNRMLAEAYTMRAFLYFTMVRTWGGVPLVVDPTEGYDAEMTFRPRASVEEIFTQIKADLDRALELYPNNNVGTGRAYWSKPSANVLKAEVFLWTGKVLNGGQADFTTALSALNDAQGAGGLGLLPNYDNIFRYSNKGNSEVLFGVRYLDLEAGANYNANMYIRDDEIPPSASDEVKAKLGQGGGLNRWAPSQTIRAQFDERDSRRDASFVEIFVPNNEGGQNYYGSAVRKYRGYVDPSGRRFIDDIIIYRYADLLLLKAEAKNALGQDPSPEMNEIRQRAYGANFDDFRFVNGSREANDEAILQERLFEFAFEGKRWWDLVRFDKAFDKVPSLQARATQRHLLLWPISLGTISLNSRIVQNPGYGN from the coding sequence ATGAAAAATATAAAATTCAGAATATACTTCAATTTTATTCTGGCATTGGGATTACTGGCAGGTAATTCCTGCACAGATATGCTGGAGGTAGAGCCTATCAGTACCATTACAGCTGCGGGGTTCTGGGTCAATGAAGACAATGCAAACGGAGCATTAAGTGGTATGTATGTAAGATTTAGAGATCAAGCCTCTAGTAATCTATTTGTTTGGGGAGAAGGAAGAAGTGAAACTTTGAGTTATGGGCTTCAAGCATCAGAGGGACTTGAGCGTTATTTCCTAAACGATGTAGATCCAAATTTTTCTGGCCCAAATTGGCTGAGGATGTACACTGTAGTTCATGATGCTAATTTGATCATCAAGTATGTCCCTGGTATTACTTTTAATAATGTGGCAAATAAAAATAGAATGCTTGCTGAAGCTTATACCATGAGAGCATTCTTGTATTTTACAATGGTTAGAACCTGGGGAGGTGTTCCATTAGTTGTAGACCCTACAGAAGGTTATGATGCAGAAATGACTTTTAGACCAAGAGCATCAGTTGAGGAGATTTTTACACAAATCAAAGCTGATTTAGATAGGGCATTGGAATTATATCCAAATAATAACGTAGGGACAGGAAGGGCATATTGGTCAAAACCATCCGCCAATGTCTTGAAAGCAGAGGTTTTCTTGTGGACAGGGAAGGTCTTGAATGGGGGACAAGCGGATTTTACAACTGCATTGAGTGCATTAAATGATGCTCAAGGCGCAGGTGGACTTGGCTTATTGCCTAACTATGATAATATCTTTAGATATAGTAATAAAGGGAATTCTGAAGTTTTATTTGGTGTGAGATACTTAGACCTTGAAGCCGGGGCTAACTATAATGCCAATATGTATATCAGAGATGATGAAATTCCACCATCTGCATCAGATGAGGTTAAAGCCAAACTTGGTCAAGGTGGTGGCCTGAATAGATGGGCTCCATCGCAGACTATAAGAGCTCAATTTGATGAAAGAGACAGTAGAAGAGATGCATCTTTTGTAGAGATTTTTGTTCCAAATAATGAAGGTGGGCAAAACTACTATGGATCTGCTGTAAGGAAATACAGAGGCTATGTGGATCCTTCTGGTAGAAGATTTATTGACGATATCATCATTTACCGGTATGCTGATCTTCTTCTTTTGAAAGCAGAAGCTAAAAATGCACTGGGTCAGGACCCAAGTCCTGAAATGAATGAAATCAGGCAAAGAGCATATGGGGCTAATTTTGATGATTTTAGGTTTGTCAATGGATCACGTGAAGCTAATGATGAAGCAATCCTTCAAGAAAGGTTATTTGAATTTGCATTTGAAGGAAAAAGATGGTGGGACTTAGTAAGGTTTGATAAAGCATTTGATAAAGTGCCTTCTCTTCAGGCAAGAGCTACACAAAGACATTTATTACTTTGGCCAATATCCTTAGGAACAATAAGCCTTAATTCAAGAATAGTTCAGAATCCTGGCTACGGAAATTAA